Proteins from one Hemiscyllium ocellatum isolate sHemOce1 chromosome 8, sHemOce1.pat.X.cur, whole genome shotgun sequence genomic window:
- the slc8a3 gene encoding sodium/calcium exchanger 3 yields MAWFRLQTFMSFCQHLGLLAVILLVQPPQVDADAPGPTSPPKQNKSCVGSYECKQGVILPIWYPEDPSLGDKIARVIVYFVALIYMFLGVSIIADRFMASIEVITSQEKEITINKPNGETSTTLVRIWNDTVSNLTLMALGSSAPEIMLSLIEVCGHGFKAGDLGPSTIVGSAAFNMFIIVAICVYAIPDGETRKIKHLRVFFVTAAWSIFAYVWLYMILAVFSPGVVQVWEGLATFLFFPVCVLLAWVADRRLLFYQYLHKRYRASKSRGLVIETEGEPPKGIEMDGKLANSPVLDGVLLALEGKEAADESRKEMIRILKELKQKHPEKELDQLVEMANYYALSHQQKSRAFYRIQATRMMTGAGNILKKHAAEQAKRSASLQEVRADAPEDLCCRVHFEPSAYQCLENCGAVSLTVVRRGGDVSRPLVVDYKTEDGSANAGADYEFSEGTVVFKSGETQKEITVGIIDDDIFEEDEHFFVRLNNIRVLELEDALEPNNVPYPKALIVSPLVATVTILDDDHAGIFTFESDVVRVSESIGVMEVKVLRTSGARGTVIVPFRTVEGTAKGGGEDFEDTYGELEFKNDETL; encoded by the coding sequence ATGGCGTGGTTTAGGCTGCAGACGTTCATGTcgttttgccagcacttgggcctCTTGGCAGTCATACTGCTGGTGCAGCCTCCTCAGGTGGACGCGGATGCACCCGGCCCAACAAGCCCCCCTAAGCAAAACAAATCCTGCGTGGGCAGCTATGAATGCAAGCAAGGGGTCATACTGCCAATATGGTACCCGGAAGACCCGTCCCTGGGCGACAAGATTGCCCGGGTGATCGTCTATTTCGTGGCGCTGATCTACATGTTCCTGGGGGTCTCCATCATCGCCGACCGCTTCATGGCCTCGATCGAAGTGATCACATCGCAGGAGAAGGAGATCACCATCAATAAGCCGAACGGGGAAACGTCCACCACCCTGGTTCGCATCTGGAACGACACGGTGTCCAACCTGACCCTCATGGCCCTGGGCTCGTCGGCCCCGGAGATCATGCTGTCCCTGATCGAGGTGTGCGGACACGGGTTTAAAGCGGGCGACCTGGGCCCCAGCACCATCGTGGGCAGCGCCGCCTTCAACATGTTCATCATCGTCGCCATCTGCGTGTACGCCATCCCCGACGGCGAGACCCGCAAAATCAAGCACCTGCGGGTGTTCTTCGTCACGGCGGCCTGGAGCATCTTCGCCTACGTCTGGCTCTACATGATCCTGGCCGTCTTCTCGCCGGGGGTGGTGCAGGTCTGGGAGGGGCTGGCCACCTTCCTCTTCTTCCCGGTCTGCGTGCTGCTGGCCTGGGTGGCGGACCGCCGGCTGCTCTTCTACCAGTACCTGCACAAGAGGTACCGCGCCAGCAAGAGCAGGGGGCTGGTCATCGAGACCGAGGGCGAGCCGCCCAAGGGCATCGAGATGGACGGCAAGCTGGCCAACTCGCCCGTGCTCGACGGCGTGCTGCTGGCCCTGGAGGGCAAGGAGGCGGCGGACGAGTCCCGCAAGGAGATGATCCGCATCCTCAAGGAGCTGAAGCAGAAGCACCCGGAGAAGGAGCTGGACCAGCTGGTGGAGATGGCCAACTACTACGCCCTGTCGCACCAGCAGAAGAGCCGGGCCTTCTACCGCATCCAGGCCACCCGCATGATGACCGGCGCGGGCAACATCCTCAAGAAGCACGCCGCCGAGCAAGCCAAGCGCAGCGCCAGCCTGCAGGAGGTCAGGGCGGACGCGCCCGAGGACCTGTGCTGCCGGGTCCACTTCGAGCCGTCCGCCTACCAGTGCCTGGAGAACTGCGGGGCCGTCTCGCTGACCGTGGTCCGCAGGGGCGGCGACGTCTCCCGGCCGCTGGTGGTGGACTACAAGACCGAGGACGGCTCGGCCAACGCGGGCGCCGACTACGAGTTCAGCGAGGGCACGGTGGTCTTCAAGTCGGGCGAGACGCAGAAGGAGATCACCGTCGGCATCATCGACGACGACATCTTCGAGGAGGACGAGCACTTCTTCGTGCGCCTCAACAACATCCGAGTGCTGGAGCTGGAGGACGCCCTGGAGCCGAACAACGTGCCCTACCCCAAAGCTTTAATCGTCTCCCCACTGGTCGCCACGGTGACTATTCTGGACGATGACCACGCCGGGATCTTCACCTTTGAGAGTGATGTGGTCCGTGTGAGTGAGAGTATCGGTGTGATGGAGGTGAAAGTGCTGAGGACATCTGGGGCACGCGGGACAGTCATTGTTCCCTTCAGGACAGTGGAAGGGACGGCTAAAGGAGGCGGAGAAGACTTTGAGGACACTTACGGAGAACTGGAATTCAAAAACGACGAGACTCTGTAA